Part of the Zingiber officinale cultivar Zhangliang chromosome 6A, Zo_v1.1, whole genome shotgun sequence genome, CGACAATTACTATCAAAGTGCTAGAGAAAAGTCACTTGGAAATCCTTGAATCTGCAGATGGACCCGATCGACAAGCGTTTGAATCACCTATGCGCCAAACCAGATAGCATGGTGAGGAACATACGACACTTAACTCCATTGGTGTATTGGTAGAGCATGACTATGTTATTGAATTTGAGTATATGGTTCTCAGGATCAGTTGACCCCGTATACTCTTTGATCGTCAGAGGTATGAAATGAGGTGGAAATTGATCGTCGAGGATTTCTTGGGAGAACTGCCTGTTAATCCACTCTAGAGAGTTGTCGAATTGGGGTGCTTTTCCTTTCCGTACATCCCAGACGGGCACATTCTCGAAAAATGATCCTTGTGTCCTTTTGGCTTGGCCATGCTCTTTCGAGGGTGTGGGTAATAACGCCTTGTGGTACAAGATTGGCGTGTTCAGTGCTTGCTGGAAGGCGCCTATCAGCTGGTGGTTTGGCTTGCGGCCAGCAGGGTCTCAGTTCGTTAACCTGTTGCCGATACAATTGGGTTGTTCGATGCTCGACAATCGGctgctatctcctgttgttgttgcACCATCTTTGCAGCTCAGGCATTTATTAGTATCGCTAGCTCTTCTTGGGTTAACGTCACAGTGGTAATTCATCcagtgtcctccatcttcacgtctcGGATGTAGGTGAAGTTTCCATAAATGACACCAAATATGAAATTGTCTGGGAGCTGAGAAGATGGTTAGCTGGGAACGTGGCTCGACTGTTGACTGAATGAAGACTCCATGCTGTCCtgttgataggatcgagtagcgcgatagaggggggtgaatatcgcgtcttttttaaaactattcttttctttttaagtcagaatcgtgcagcggaaaataagaaaggagacacaatcgttttacttcgttcggagcctagctcgactcctactcgaaggcccgcggtccttgaccgcaccgatgggcaatccactataactcttctttccgagatcctcggaaagaagcagatcgtacaaatgagcagagtaagatagtaacaacctactatcttacttgaattaagtacaatgcaagttaAACAAATATACCGATTACTTAGATAGAAGATATAGCTCGATCGGCACTTCTTGGATGGTACAACAACTTGCTTGATGGATGTGTAGAAGAGTAGTATCTCGAACAACTTTATCATAGAGATGATATAAGAATCCGTTACACAGCCACAGACCTGGAGCTTCACTTTTATAAGAATTgtcaacgttcggtcgaccgatccttgggttcagtcgaccgaacccgctcccttccttcctggctggtgTCTGGCGCTGGCTCGATCTTCTGCATTAACtggtcattaagggttcggtcgaccgaacctctttttcggtcgaccgaacagcttccttccctgttcgtcaagATCTTGAATTAATGCGCCATTAAATGTCttcattgttcggtcgaccgaacctcattttcggtcgaccgatcatgctgggATACCATATTTCTGAGCCTGATCAGATTTGCCAAAgttgcttgttcggtcgaccgaaccaaggttcggtcgactgataaaatgccttttttggtcgactgaacctcctttTCAGTCGACTGGACCCTTGATGAATTGAAGCTTTCTGAGTGTTGGATGCGTGGccgctgacagagcctgattctgagttctgagtcaaaagttatgaccctttgAAACTCAAGGGGTCATATAATTTTACaccacaaagttagttcgatataataatagtattcctgcaaaacaaaggttagaacagtaatatagcacagtaatataatgcataagtatgacagttaggactgtcttgatctcaacttggaaaccttcccggtttcttcagttggatcagcgacctaaggttgttcccttcgggaacccgacctcactgtcgctcctccagttccttacctcaacttacctgccaaacatggttctccagacctgtttggacttttaccTGCTCAGtatctgatcgcctgatccacaaagacttttcctgcaatattatattagtcaacaacaataataataatacagaaaataatagtaaacataaacctagatttaccgataTCCGCTGGTACGGTCGACCGcgtgcggtcgaccggaaaccatccgatcaaccttgcttggagttcactcctccaagacttcccgttacctaaggttaccatccactaggattttctcaacctggcttcactcaccagactcaGTACTCGGctacccaaggatcaagtcctccagacctatccacctggcttccgctATACCGAGATTTTTCCCGACTCAGtactcggctacccagggattaagtcctccagacctatccacctggcttccgctataccgagatttctccccttgcctagcctacaactaggatttTTCATgaacatacttaagcatacttaaacatatttgtctgacattaaaaccttggaggtcgattgcaccaacaatctccccctttttgatgtttgacaaatatgtttaagttaggtcaattcataaagatttagatttctaacttaaaccctttcttctcccccttttgtcatacaacaaaaagaacccTTCATAAATGGATTTAATTGCTAAGGACCCTTAAGTTTTGCACCAATAATGATGGAATACCTTTAAACATTTTCAAGATATTTTCTACGGTATTCTCTCACCCTTTTGAAGGACAATAATAAGATGTAGTGAGCATGCATCAAATATTGATCCaaaaattttaaaggaaaaaatagtaaaattaaagATACTTTTGAAAGTATTTTAAAGTTGATTTCAAATAATGTTTCAAAGAATTATAAGtaaatattttcttaagaaaatagatttataagttttcaaaaatcatttttaagaaattagtttaaattttaattttcttagcatctcacccattctaaatttgcaagtatggtaatcctataattgtgtgagatgactttattgattaaattttagttaaactttgattattgtaaGTTAAATAGATGGAAACATTTAAtttgtgaattaattgaattaatgtttagtttagaaattATAAAGTTAGAATAGTTGCTAGATTATTGAttgatttaaacataatttaaagatTAGTTTCAATTgaatttagtattattattaattaggctaaaaattaattttaattgttgattaaggtttcataattaataattacgaattaattgattttgaattattattaagttcttagtaattaattaggtaaagattttagaattagttatatttaattttgttaaagtattttatttgttgattaaatataagatttcaagttgaaatttaataagaattaattaagtgtattaagttaaactagttaatgattagggttaattaatttagtttatgtaatcaagttttaaaataatttttaaaataattttaaattaagttttaaaatagttaagttttaaaataattttaattaagttttacaataattttaaataagtttttaaataagtttaattaagtttttaaaataattttaattaagtttttaaataattttaattaagtttttaaaataattttaattaagtttttaaataattttaattaagtttttaaaataattttaattaagtttttaaataattttaattaagtttttaaaataattaataattttaattaagtttttttaaaataattttaattaagttttaaaataattttaaataagtttttaaaataattttaataaagtttaaaataaattttaataagttttaaaaataattaagttttcaaaataattaagttttaagaataattttaattaagttttaaaataaatttaataagttttaaaataaatttaataaagtttaaaatgaattttaataagttttaaaataattttaattaagttttaaaataattttaataagttttaaaataattttattaaagtttaaaataattttaataagtttttaaataattttaattaagtttgaattagatttgaattagaattaattttagtttgggtttgaattaagttaggtttgaaattgaattagtttgaattagaattaattttagtttgagtttgaattaagttaggtttgaaattgaattagtttgaattagaattaattttattgaaaaaggttattaaacctatgttagattcaaacttagctttgggttaatcaagcaggcgtcctaaggataagtttcagttcagtggcgaggcatatgacctacttgaatatcattagaccacttgctgaagactttccaaattgttcctgcccaaaaaacttaatactaaattttggtctaactatcccatgtttgactggggtagcttcggccagatccactaagtctagtgcaccaggtagaattccatattcagcctagacatgcctttgacaaagtttccttgatgtactatcatcccaatccttTCCGGTGCTCTGTTGTTagagtttggtaaacctttttaactaatcgtTCTAAATTAAGAGCATAAAGAAAAGATGCATGAATAGATAAGTATGAATGATCATGGCAACTCaaacaattcaaacaagtcatgcATAATACAAATTGTTTGTGTTgttgatgttgttgttgttgtatatttaatattattgttttatATTATTGTTTTTGTCCATTAATGATGGTTGTTGCTTTGTTTAGAATTGTTTTGTTAATATTagtattgttgttgttattattattattattattattattattattattattgattagttttataattaaagggtacatgattataatGAAGGTTTTgttttggttttgatttataacttaaatctagattttgtatgttgataaaattattaataatgttttataatatattaattttgtttttcaaaacattattttgtttttctaattttctaaactttgatttatagtttagtttcttatctttatttaaattttttgttaaattatgtttattgttatttaactctagataattattattttgatttaaattcaaattatcttgaataaatagACTTTGATTAACTGGGTCTTGATTAAGTTTTTggttgatttggtcaattttagttatatttgaattaattaaatttttattagttagattatttttgttaagtaattttaatgttgaattttcatgcatttttaatttcaaattaccattcaaacaagaaggatctaaagcatgcaaatgttcatataatttaaaattatttaccaTACTAGCTCCCCCTAAATCCTTGGATCTTCTTTCCGggcattgagatttgtagtgtcccatctttttgcacttgaaacattcgatgtggTCCTTCCTTTTCTGGACTCTAGGCTTCGActcctcctttgcctccggttgtgcAGATCGACTCATTgggcatttatttttgtagtgccccttttcactgcaattaaaacatgttatgtgttctttaaattttgtatttaaaatattaccttttgaatcctcattaggattctcccccttgaccattgccatTTCGGATTCAAGCTCAAGTGTTCGGTCAGACTCGGGTTCAGATCCATtagcctcctcctcagccactagAGCGATGAAGCtgatttggtcttgttcttctagatctggttctgaggatagctcttcggattcggattcgaactcacttttgccttgatcttctagcctcgacggggtctcgtgaagctcgatcaatttggtccacatctcgaatgcattcttgtaaccttctaattgacacaagacttcattaggcaaaatatttaTGAACATATTTATTACCTCTGTGTTTGATTGTGAGTTTTGAGACGGTTGTCTCAATGCGATCCAGTTGTCGAAATTGCTGCTTCCAATGAAACATTCCATCATATTCCTCCAAgaattgaagtagacttgatcGTACTGTGGAGGGTCATAGATACTTCGcccttcttgatatgagttcataattcttgcaagaaaaaattaagagaaaatatttccaagacttttgtcttgggattagtagtgctggaaaaaaaaaatttattataaggAAAaacttgatgaaaagaaaaagttttaaaaagttgctttgaaaatcaattaagaaatttcagagctatatgctctgatactaattgataggatcgagtagcgcgatagaggggggggggggtgaatatcgcgtcttttttaaaactattcttttctttttaagtcagaatcgtgcagcggaaaataagaaaggagacacaatcgttttacttcgttcggagcctagctcgactcctactcgaaggcccgcggtccttgaccgcaccgatgggcaatccactataactcttctttccgagatcctcggaaagaagcagatcgtacaaatgagcagagtaagatagtaacagcctactatcttacttgaattaagtacaatgcaagttaAACAAATATACCGATTACTTAGATAGAAGATATAGCTCGATTGACACTTCTTGGATGGTACAACAACTTGCTTGATGGATGTGTAGAAGAGTAGTTTCTCGAACAACTTTATCATAGAGATGATATCAGAACCCGTTACACATCCACAGACCTGGAGcttcacttttataagaatcgtcaatgttcggtcgaccgatccttgggttcagtcgaccgaacccgctcccttccttcctggctggagtctggcgctggctcgatcttctgcattaactggtcattacgggttcggtcgaccgaacctctttttcagtcgaccgaacagcttccttccctgttcgtcgagatcttGAATTAATGCGCCATTAAATGTCttcattgttcggtcgaccgaacctcattttcagtcgaccgatcatgctgggATACCATATTTCTGAGCCTGATCAGATTTGCCAAAGttgcttgttcggtcgactgataaaatgcctttttcggtcgactgaacctcctgttcagtcgatTGGACCCTTGATGAATTGAAGCTTTCTAAGTGTTGGACGCGTGGccgctgacagagcctgattctgagttctgagtcaaaagttatgaccctttgAAACTCAAGGGGTCATATAATTCTGCaccacaaagttagttcgatataacaatagtattcctgcaaaacaaaggttagaacagtaatatagcacagtaatataatgcatgagtatgacagttaggactgtcttgatctcaacttggaaaccttcccggtttcttcagttggatcatcgacctaaggttgttcccttcgggaacccgacctcattgtcgctcctccagttccttacctcaacttacctgccaaacatggttctccagacctgtttggacttttaccTGCTCAGtatctgatcgcctgatccacaaagacttttcctgcaatattatattagccaacagcaataataataatacagaaaacaatagtaaacataaacctagatttaccgataTCCGCCCGtatggtcgaccgcgcgcggtcgaccggaaaccatccgatcaaccttgcttggagttcactcctccaagacttcccgttacctaaggttaccacccactaggattttctcaacctggcttcactcaccagactcagtactcggctacccagggatcaagtcctccagacctatccacctggcttccgctATACCGAGATTTTTCCCGACTCAGtactcggctacccagggattaagtcctccagacctatccacctggcttccgctataccgagatttctccccttgcctagcctacaactaggatttTTCATgaacatacttaagcatacttaaacatatttgtctgacattaaaaccttggaggtcgattgcactaacaCCTGTAACACAAGGATCGTTAGTATTGGGCCCGGGAAGGGATCTCtggcgttgaccctccgacgctcaagttagcacTCGGTTCAAGAGGAGAGAATAGTAGAAGTGAATAGTAACAGAGAACACGTAGAATAATAAAGCATCTCATGCATCTGCCTATAGATAAAGactcccttttatagtgtcactataACATTTATGCACACATCCCAAAGtatatacatgtttttcaaagttTCCTAAGAAAATATAAGtcgaaaagtgtctctgacacctttCTTGAAGCAAACACGCAAATCTCTGTGATGTGACAGACTAGAtgcttctaaagtacgatttgtCTGCATGACATTCTCTGTTGCTGGTGGCATAAACTTCCAAACGAGTAAGGTAAGACATGTATGTGGGTCCCGTTGCAGGCCGATTGGGGGCCACTCAGTCAATATGTTACCAGCTCGGTCGTACAGAGTGAACCTACCAACCTGTTCTTTACTCGACTTTATTGTTCTCGGCGAGGCGCATTGCGCCCGATCAGACATAAGGTCCGATCGACAAGGGCAGTGGAGAAAATAACTTAGTATTGACTCTTAACCTTGATTGCAAGTTGTGAAGGACGATTGCTCGAATGGTCTGGTCGGCTTTTCACATCCGACCTGCTCTCAAGGCTCGCTTGGCCAACCTTAGCTTGTCCGGTCCGTAGTCCGCGGTCTCGTAGTCCATCCAACCCTATGATTTTGACCATTTGACTTTGACTTCTACGTCAACCGATCTTCACTGCATTGAGTCGCTTTTAGGGGCTTATCTTTATCATCCTATCAGGCTATCATGACATTAAGcttaacttataaaaaaaaaaaaacttcaaaccTTTAGACTTCAAGTTTTTCTTATGATTTTCGATGTTGACTGATCTATTTACAAACTCGCACGCGTAGCAAAGAACTCGTAGACAATGAATTTGTTCCGGGAGAAACTATACATAGTTACATACATCAAGAACGTAACTGCTTTCATAAATCCCAAAATcaaaattgtttatttatttttcatatattattatattatccTGTCGCACAACTTCCTGCTTAGCTAGAATATTGCATAGGATCCCTCCGGCGATCGACGCATAGATTCTTTCCATGCCTCCAGACTCTACATATACGCGCGATAGGCCGACGGCAACAGATCTCAGCCACCCATCAAATCACACTACGCATTCAAACGCACGCGACGTCAAGTTGGTCGACGCGCGCCGCTGTATTAAGCTCGTGATCAAGCAACAATCTGAGCCAAGAATCTTTCGCCCGCATCTACAGTAGTGCCACTACTGACGATGCGTGGCTGGTCCCGGCGGACGACGACTCACATGACGACCATTAACTCAGAATTGGATGCTCCTCCCATCTCCTTTAATTTCTACGTCACTGGGCTGGCTGAGACCGTTCCCAAAGCTCCATCCTCCTCTAGCAGACGAACATGAGAGGTAGGTTCTCAGCTGAGTCAACGAAAGataatctttttcttttctaCTTCAAAGAATAACATATTGACGtactatattttaaaaattaatcatcaGAAATGGATCCAAATTGTTGTTTTAGTAATGTTGTTGTGTAATATATAATGATTAGTGGAACTGTGGAAGGgggtaaaatataaaatatatataatctttaAGAAAGTCTGAAAATTAGATTAGTCTTTTCAGAATCTCATAACTTTAAATGTGTCATTCGTGAattactttgtttttttttttctttctcttctctcaaaTGCATTAGCCAATGAATTATCAATGGAAGAGACAAATTATACTTGAGAATGAGAACCTGATCTGAGAACCACACCATCTATTCTACTCTGTTTCAAGTTCTAACCTCCTCCTCTCTTGtctatattctttttttttttttgtttgaacgTTTTTATCTTTGCGAGGAATGGACGGCCATCAAATAGTTCCAGCTCGAGAAATCAGCAGCAGCAGTGGAgcagcttcgccggcgccggcgcCACCTCTGCCTCCCAAGCCCATATCGAAGTCTTGCGAGCCCAATCTATGTCCGACGACCTTCGTCCTGGCGGACGCCGCCTCCTTCAAGCAAGTGGTCCAGATGCTCACGGGCACAGCGGAGACGGCGGCCGCGGCGTCGCTGAAAGCGCCGGTTGCTCCGGCGTTCAAGGCCCCCGGGCCAAAGAGGCCCGCTTTTAAGCTCTATGAGCGGCGGAACAGCCTGAGGAACCTCAACCACCTCAGCCCCCTCGCGCTGACGACGCTCTCCCACTCGAGCCCCAATTCCCCCGCCGCCGGCTTCTCGCCCCGCAGGCAGCCGGAGATCCTGTCGCCGAGCATGCTGGATTTCCCCTCGCTGGCGCTCAGCCCGGTGACGCCCTTGAGCCCCGACCCCTTCAACCGGCCGCTGCACCCCAACTCGGAGGCGGCTAAGTGGGCGGAGGACAGGGCGATCGCCGAGAAGGGGTTCTACCTGCACCCGTCGCCGAGGGCTTCGACGGCGACGGAGCCTCCCCAGTTGCTGCCCCTGTTTCCGGTCACGTCTCCTAAATTCTCCTCTGATTTATCCCTTCCGGTGCCTCAATCTTTTGCCGGCGATGTTTAAGCTGTAACACCGTGCAAATtaaaaaatcttctctttttttGATCCGATTAAAATCTTCATTTGACTTTCGCTGTAAAATCcggttcttcatcctttgaaagaCAAAGACGTAGGGAGAAAATTTGTCAGGTCACATGTAAAAGCAAATAAAAATAACCTTTATCTTTTAGATAATATACAGTGGAAATTTTCGAACCCTTAATTTTTTTGGCTATAATTTTCACTCTCTTTCTAAACAACTCCTGAGACTTTTACCAATtcagaaaaaattaataaatattttctttatacttttttttgatgatttttttaaaaatataatttgatcTTCGTACTTCTACCGTTCTACTTGACCTATGCTTTTACTATTTTTCATTATTTCATGGTAATCAGATGCCTTAATACAATTCAATTTTGCATATAATCCATATGACATCGTTGCAAGACAATTTAATACCATCATATAACTTCTTATAAGATGAGCAAATGCTAATGATCCTGTACAAAAGTTGAAGAAATGGATGTTGAGGATGTGACGCTCCTGTTAATCTCCTGTAGACTTCACTCCCGCCTAGAACAtaagcagcgtcagtgccgaatcagggaaggggtccccgacgatgaccctctgataatgagtatttttgtatattattttGACTCTTATACTTAACATTTTCTACCTTCTCGCATACTTAATGCTGTGTTTATATCATGAGTTGTGAATAGAGactcattttggacttaattataaatttcctacgaattgtgaaatttaattttagaattcAATTTTGTATATAATCCATATGACATCGTTGCAAGACAATTTAATACCATCAACTAACATTCATACAAGTTCTTATAAGATAAGCAAATGTTAATGATCCTATCCAAAAATTGAAGAGATGGATATTGAGGATGTGGTGCTCCTATTAACCTCCTATGAACTTCACTCCCGCCTACAATATAAGCAGCGTCAGTGttaagccagggaaggggtccccgacgatgaccctctgataatgagtatttttgtatattattttggCTCCTATACTTAGCATTTTCTACCTTCTCACATACTTAATGTTGTGTTTATATCATGAGTTGCGAATAGGGACCCTCTGATACTACATTTTCTACCCCTGTTCGATTCCGTCTGAAAACAAACGTCCTATCACTTATTCCATGTGAGAGACGACCCGGTCCTCTATTATACTACTTAGTGTATGTTAAGGGGTTCGGTTGaagtgaaattaataaatttgatGTGAGCGAGTGACAGTCGTGACCACACTAAATTTTGGCGACGTTGCTAGGGAACCTAGTGATGTTCATTTGCTTTTAGACTGTATATAGTTTTATCTTTATCTTGTTTTTGCTTTTCtactttgttattttatttttctttagactTAACTGTTAGTATATTCTTTTTGCTCTAGAACTTTGCATGTTGAAGGAAAGGAGTGAGAGGAGTAATACTATAGTATGTCATGAATAGAGACCTATTTTGGTCAATTTCATCATTTAGACCACCGTTTCAGTTTTTCta contains:
- the LOC121994493 gene encoding VQ motif-containing protein 4-like, giving the protein MDGHQIVPAREISSSSGAASPAPAPPLPPKPISKSCEPNLCPTTFVLADAASFKQVVQMLTGTAETAAAASLKAPVAPAFKAPGPKRPAFKLYERRNSLRNLNHLSPLALTTLSHSSPNSPAAGFSPRRQPEILSPSMLDFPSLALSPVTPLSPDPFNRPLHPNSEAAKWAEDRAIAEKGFYLHPSPRASTATEPPQLLPLFPVTSPKFSSDLSLPVPQSFAGDV